Proteins encoded together in one Bradyrhizobium sp. PSBB068 window:
- a CDS encoding N-acetylmuramoyl-L-alanine amidase — translation MGPVALPPSALKPTAGKCDPATFRVVLDVGHTAESEGAMSARNVAEFNFNLRLARQIEETLKAEGFTGTRLLLTEGKARPSLFRRVSAANNLHADLLLSIHHDSVPNKMLEDWEFEGKKSHFSDRFSGYSVFVSRENPDFKTSLRFAELVAGEMKAQGLHYAEQYSQPIMGRDQHPLLNKDTGVYSYDELIVLRKTAMPAVLLEAGSIINREEELKMGSPERRNAIASGVASAVKEFCDPRWVLLGPL, via the coding sequence CTGGGACCGGTCGCCCTGCCACCTTCCGCTCTCAAGCCGACCGCAGGCAAATGCGATCCCGCGACATTCCGGGTCGTCCTCGATGTCGGCCATACCGCGGAATCGGAAGGCGCGATGAGCGCGCGCAACGTCGCCGAATTCAACTTCAACCTACGCCTTGCGCGGCAGATCGAGGAGACCTTGAAGGCCGAAGGCTTTACCGGAACCAGGCTGCTTCTCACCGAAGGCAAAGCGAGACCCAGCCTGTTCAGGCGGGTCTCCGCCGCCAACAATCTGCACGCGGATCTGCTGCTGTCGATCCACCACGACTCCGTGCCCAACAAGATGCTCGAGGACTGGGAATTCGAGGGCAAGAAGAGCCACTTCAGCGACCGCTTCAGCGGCTACTCCGTGTTCGTGTCCCGGGAGAATCCGGACTTCAAGACAAGCCTGCGGTTCGCCGAACTGGTTGCCGGCGAAATGAAGGCCCAGGGGCTGCACTATGCCGAGCAATACAGCCAGCCCATCATGGGCCGCGACCAGCATCCGCTGCTGAACAAGGACACCGGCGTCTACAGCTATGACGAGCTGATCGTGCTGAGAAAGACCGCGATGCCTGCCGTCCTGCTGGAGGCGGGCTCGATCATCAACCGGGAGGAGGAACTCAAGATGGGTTCGCCCGAGCGCCGCAACGCGATCGCCAGCGGCGTCGCCTCTGCCGTGAAGGAGTTCTGCGACCCGCGGTGGGTCCTGCTCGGTCCGCTCTGA